The Mangrovibacterium diazotrophicum DNA window AATTGTTCGCAGAGTGGCCAGCAAAGTTGAAGGACTTACGATGACCACTTTGTTATCCCAGGCATACGAAAACAGTTCCTGGTCGGCCTCGATGGCAACGCTAAAGGAAGACTCGATCGGGACGAACAATAACACAAAATCGGGACTATTAATCCCTTGCGCCAACTGATAGTGTTTTTCGCTTAACAACTTCACATGCGATTTCAAGCTCGCGAGGTGCTCCTTGATATGACGGGCACGCTCATCGTCGTCCGTTGCATTCACCCAGCGCTCGTAAGCAATCAGCGACACCTTTGAGTCGACAATGATATGTTTTTGATCCGGCAGGTTAATAACCACATCCGGCTGAATGCGCTGTCCGTTATCGTTCAGTGTACTGAATTGCTTGCTGTACTCCTGTCCTTCCTTCAAGCCCGAGCGTTCGAGAATCTTTTCCAGGATAACCTCGCCCCAGTTTCCTTGTTTTTTCACATCCCCTTTCAACGCTTTGGTCAGGTTGTTAGCTTCATCACTGATCTTCATGTTCAGGTCATGAAGCTTTTTCAACTCTGCTTTCAAGTCGGTTTGATCTTTCAATCCTTTCTCGTAAGTGTCTTCAACCTTCTTTTCAAAAAGCTGGATTTTCTCCCGAAGTGGATTCAGAATCTCACTGATATTTTTCTGATTGACTTGGGTGAATTCCTGTGAGTTTTGCTTCAGTATCTTGTGCGCTACATTTTCAAACTCAATAGTGAACTTCTTCTGTAAATCCTCCATCTCCTGTTTTTGATTAGCGAGCTTTTCGCGCAGGTTCGCGAACTCAACTTCTGCTTTTGCGAGTCGCTCCGCTTTCTGGTCATTCTCTGCCTGAACAGACACCAATCTCGCATCCAGACGATCCTTTTCCGAAGCCAGGTTTAAAACCCGCTCTTCCAGCTGAGCTTTATTTTTTTCGTACTCGGTTTGAACAAGCATTCGCTCTGCTTCAACTGACTTTGTCTCCAGCTCCGAAGACTTCGACTTCAACTTAAAAACAAGAAATGCGACCAGAAAACCAATTAACAGGCCAACAAGCAGATAGATAAATTCCATTACTGATCAATTTTGTTGGCTAAATGTACAAAGAACTAACACATCTGAAAAGAAAGATTCGGACGTTTTACGAAGAGGTACCAGCTGATGAAAGATGCCTTTAGCCGTATTCACAAGATGCGATACAACTAAATGTTTTTATAGCTCAAACCAAGGTTGTAAATTTATGGGCGATTCATAAAACAGAAACAATTCTTAGTTTTCACTTT harbors:
- the rmuC gene encoding DNA recombination protein RmuC, with protein sequence MEFIYLLVGLLIGFLVAFLVFKLKSKSSELETKSVEAERMLVQTEYEKNKAQLEERVLNLASEKDRLDARLVSVQAENDQKAERLAKAEVEFANLREKLANQKQEMEDLQKKFTIEFENVAHKILKQNSQEFTQVNQKNISEILNPLREKIQLFEKKVEDTYEKGLKDQTDLKAELKKLHDLNMKISDEANNLTKALKGDVKKQGNWGEVILEKILERSGLKEGQEYSKQFSTLNDNGQRIQPDVVINLPDQKHIIVDSKVSLIAYERWVNATDDDERARHIKEHLASLKSHVKLLSEKHYQLAQGINSPDFVLLFVPIESSFSVAIEADQELFSYAWDNKVVIVSPSTLLATLRTIASIWQQENQTRNAIEIARQGGALYDKFVSFIADLEKIGNNLDQTRKNYDLAMNKLYDGRGNLIRSAEKLRELGAKASKELPAKFLED